Part of the Arachis hypogaea cultivar Tifrunner chromosome 6, arahy.Tifrunner.gnm2.J5K5, whole genome shotgun sequence genome, GATGAGAGATTGTTTCGGACAAAACTCTCTTTTGTTTTGGAATCATGTTTAGATTGGTGTATGCATGAATGTTGTCTTTGCTGGTTTAAGTAGCTATTATGTTTTAAAGTTGTTAGAGCAACATATTTAGTATTGCAAGTATTGCTgctgttttattgttaatttctcttcATAGTATCTTCAGAGTTTGATATATCACATCAACTGTGTATATGAATTTATAAACTAAATCCAGGAAACAAATCTATGAAAACACCACTTTTGTGATTATTTACTAATTGCTttggtgttatattttttatttgccaAATAACATACCACCCCACTTTTGTGATTATGCTAGTATAAGAAACTATTAAATACTCTGAGAAAGATGATTGTAACGTGTTGGCAGGGAAGCTTTTACCAAAAAACATAACAAAGTTAAATAAGTCTTGTTTGTGAACTAAAGAAAGGAATTGATAGAATGCTAAAAACTAGTTTTCAGCTTCTATAAAGGACATATTTGTTCAAGCAATTatgtttgaataatattttagatatttatgattttgtaatgaTTTTATAATGATcatccttttaattttttgttagacCTATAAACACTAATATGTTGTAAATATTTTGTTTCATCTAACTTTGATTCAATtcacaaagaaaatagaatgcaAATGTGATTCACACCTTGAACTGAATCAATGCTTATATACCAGTTATAAAGAAGCAATTCCAACTCCCATGACCAAAACCAACAATACACACATGATAATAACAAACACTACATTAAAACATCTCGTCTTCCACTCAATTTCTGGGACTACATTTTGATGAATTTCTAACATGTCAACTCTACTTTGCAATTCCATCACTTTATGCTCCAAACCAGCAATGTTAGCAGCAAACATATGTGAAACATGACCAGCAGTCTCACAAAAATCCATTGCAACATCCTCCAAACAATCATAATCCAAATTGATGTCAAATAATTGATCAATCCATGCAAAGAACTTGCAATGCGGTAGTTTTTCCTGTTTATCACACAATGACATTATTCATTACCATTCATAGTACAAGATAAATTAGTAGAATCCCTAAAATTGATTACCTTATATAGTGGGCatccaaaaaaaaaagtctaCCCGAATTCTCTGGAGTCTTTGAAATGGAGATTATTGCATACAAATCACACAGGCATTTTGGGTGTTGCCCTTTCGAAAATTCAACTTTTTCTACTTTGCTGTTTTCAGCGTATTTGAGACCATTACCATTAGATCCACCATGTCTTCCCCCTCGGCGGCTCCATGAAGAAGTGCTTCTTTTGCTTGTCGCCATTGCAGCTGAAATAGGGTTTACAATGGAGCTTATGATTACACAGTTTCAGCAATgaagaatttcaaatttatttgcaACGAGAGTTTTGGGAGAGAACATCAAAACGACGTCATTCTTCACCAGTGtgtagggactattttgtcctttTCACACACGTGGACACTTAAGTGCCACGTGTACGTCTGAACGTGCCAACTCAGCAGTCTCCCTTGATGAGTCACGCCGGAAACTGGATTGAGGACTAATTTGTCCGCCGGAACAAATCTTAAAGGattaatctgtgtattaattttttttggggactaaaatgtctgtttttaaaatcttcgatgactgatttgggtaattactcaaaaatttaaaatttaaaatttaaaatttaaaattaaaattaacttttaattttggTTTGGAAGGTACACAAGTAATtgcaaccaaaaaaaaattcctgaaaagtcaaaaaaggaaaaaacggaAGGGACAGAGAGTCGGAAAGGATCCATTGTGGCAGGTGAGGCTTGGCAGTTGGCATTCATTCCACCGTGTTGCAGGAAGCTTCCACCGAAACGAGCAAACAAGCATACATTTTTGCTTTTGACTTTGACCCAAATCTAAAATCAAAAACCCCCTTCAGCGGATCGTCGAGATCCCcactttcttcttcattcttctcaatgGGACTCCTTCCCTTTGCCTTCGCCGGCACGGCTTTCATCCTAATCGGTGCCCACGAAGCCCTTCAAGCCACCTTCTCCAACCGCAAACAAGATTCCCAATCTCGATCTCAATCCTCTCTCTTCTCCATCTCCGTCTCCATCTTCTCTGCCTTCTTCATCATCAACTCCCTCGTCTCCCTCTTTGACGCACACAATTCAAACGACGCCGTTGGCTCCGTCCTCCAACTCCAGCTCATACCAATCGCCCTCCTTTTCCTCTCTtactccctcctctctctcttcactTTCCCCCTCCCTCTCCCCTCATCATTATTAGAACTCCTTGCTGCCTTCGCCTTCGTCGAAGAGTTCCTCTTGTTCTACCTTCAGAGGAAGGATCCAAGCGGGGTCGAAAACCGTTACTACAGTCTCTTGCTGGTTCCCATCGCTGTATGTGTTTTCTCCACTTTTCTTGAATTGAAGTCTCCGGGCTCCGCTTTCCCCAAATTGGGCCGTGGAATGGGCCTCATCCTTCAGGGCACGTGGATCATTCAGATTGGCCTGGCTTTGTTCTCCGGCTGGGTGGCGCAGGGGTGCTCCCTGCACCAGCTGAGCAGGGGAAACTATACTCTGAGGTGCAAGGGCCACATGGACTACCACAGAGCCAGCGCCCTTGCCACGCTTCAGTTCAACTGCCAACTTGCTCTCATGGTTGTTCTTTCTGTTGGTGCTTATTCGGTAATCTCTGCGAAGAATGGAGGAACTCTAGAATCTTCTTCTGCTGCTGCCAGTTACAGGCCGATTGGTTTTGCTGAGATGCAGCAGTTGGAGAATTCCACGAATTTCACTTTggattctgatgatgatgatggtgaagagAGGCAGAAGGGAACTGTTGTTGAACATGGTAATATGAATGGTCATGGTAGAAGTCATTAACATGGTGGTGATAATCATGGTTTTGTATAGGATCATTATCTTGTTTCATATTGTTAGGAAACAGAGTAAATCAGGGTTCAATAGTTGgttcttgttgatttcttgctattCTGTATTTTTCTAGTTTTGGCTTGGGAtccatttgatttcttttattggaATGTGAATTTTTTTTCCTCTTGGAGTATATGTGACTCCCCATACTTTTAAGTGGTAATGTTTATAGTTCTTGTGCGTTAAATGAGTGCTGATGAATGCGACAGCATGGGGACTTGGCTAAAGTATTACTTTGTAGCTGTAAAACTCAATCATGGGAATACGGACAATTAGAATTAGAAGCATTTTGAACACTATGAACAATTGGAAGCATTTTGTTTTGCTATTCATATCAGTTAATTTGGATGCTACAAGGGAAATTTTGCGGGGGGCTAAAATCCTTTGTCCTGGTAGTGGTTCCTTTTATTATCGCAAGAAAGCTTGAGATGTAGCCTTGTTATCGCAATGGAAATTGTCTCGTTATATAGcaatatttctatatttttacacgtgttttacatattttttaatagaatgaTTAACTACTAACATAAGCagtcatattaaaattaattattagtataaattatatatttaaatataaactaaatgttaaaaataaattaagttataaatatatttatctataaatatataatggtcGATTTTgtaacttattttatttacacacaatatttttataaatataagcaCAATAAATAATAGATATTAGACATATTTGTATAAAGAGAAGTGTTACttcaacaaaaaataattttatgactaAGAACCGACAGAAGattatacaatcacacattcTGTAAAGCAAATTACTTTTCTACTCGCACTCTATGCAAAGCAAAGATTTGTTCTTTTTCTCCCACTTCTTATCCACAAACTTACAAATCCAAGTTCTAACGTGTCTTCCAATGCAAAATCAGGACACACAATCTCGTCTCTCTTTTTACTTTTTAGTGGATCGCTTTGTGCTAGTAGCAACACAAGTGTCTATACTGAAGATTAACGATGAGGTTGAATTTGGTTTAAGAACACCAATTTGGTTGAATTTGATTTGTTTAGCTTCCCAATAGTTTCATTTGTGGTTGTGTGCTTATTAATTAGGTGTGAATTTTGTGTAGTTTAGAGTATTTTGTTTCGATCGGGGCTTGATTAGGATTTCAAACTGTTCTACTTGTTGCTGGAGGCTGTGCACCCACGCATGGGTGTTTGCATGGCCTGTGAACAAAAAAGTAGCACAAGATTATTTGGAAACGACGTGTCATTGGCTCATTGCACGCTCCTCCTCATACAAGTCTGCATGTTTTTGGGCGCTTCTCATTAATtaaaagagaaagtatagggagccaatggcctaagcgtacaatggaggtttagaaagtattagagatatgacaattagtgttacattgttctGTCAGGTtatgtttttgggatgagtgggttcatgacatggtattaaagtTCTAGATCCGCAAGGTTAAAGGTTTGATCCTTGGTGAATtccaaaatcaacttaagtttttgggatgagtgattttatgacatgagatgtttattatcctagTATCcgaatggttattctggataataTGGATGATGCTCATTTTATTCATGGACAAAAAAGTTAgctcattatacacattgtacgcaTAGGCCATTGACTCCCTAGCACTACCCTaattaaaattgtgaataatttgATTGGcaccaaatataaaattatatataacatGTTTGTGTGTACTTTCTAATTATATTAActtttccataaaataaaaataaattgaatggtTATGTATAAGAATAATGCATACAAAATTGATGAAATTCAGTAATCTAGTAAAGAGTATTTTTGTAATGTACATTAGTGGAAGTTACAACTATTTTGATTCTTTGCATAATCAAATGATGCAATataaaacttttgaaaattatttcGAATAGCAACCACTCATATAAGGacgtttaaaacgtctttttttaaagatatttttttaataattaaaattcaacttatataatcaatcaaattatgttatttttgtcaaaattaaacgAAAGTTTAACTGAAAAATCGATAAATCAAATCTTGaaccaatttaaattaatattttttataacaatgactataatattcctattataaaaaataacttaaattatttctattatatattttaaaactctaaatcctaatctttctcttttctctataCCGTCAttgaattagaatttaaaatttttaaaattaatatatataataagaatattttagtcttttttataataagagtattatagtcattttctataaaaaaaagaatattaatttagatcgattCAAGATTTGATTTATCGATTTTTTGGTCAAATAAGTTTGTTttgtctaattttgacaaaaataacacagttTGATCGATTATAtaggttaaattttaattattaaaaagcatctttaaaaaaagacgttttaaggcTGGATTTGGTAAAACTTTTTCAGGAAGTGCTtgtgcttttaaaaagcacaagcacgtcattttgcgtttggtaaattaaaaagctcaagtgcttgtgcttgcggcttttaaaagttatgggtgcttttgaaagcacctaggagggagcttttcaaagctggtttgtgcttttcaaaatttaaaagtctaatataacctcatatgttaactaattttcaaatttaatgtttgcatttatgtctattatagtatttttaaattttaaaagctattttaccaaacacaattgatgttacttatgtttattaaaagttgtttttgatttgatttaccaaacataaatgctacaacttttaaaaagccatcttttaaaagttaacttttataagctacttttaaaaagtaaaagctttaccaaactaagctTAAGAGTCTTTATGTGAGTGTCTCCCTTTAGAATAAGGTATAGATCATGTATccaatttgggttggtcgagtggtctgctctctcgtccgcttaagcaagtgtcgggggttcgaatcccgccttgtgcatgcagcaacccattggccagtaGCAGACCCTTAAATAGAGCTCAGATTCGCGACGGATTAATTATTGACCTATccggttgggggataccgtgaaaaccaaaaataaaagaaaaggtatagaacatgtaataaattagtaataaaagaCATTCATGAACAAAGTTAAGAAAGTAGGAATTACAAACCAAAGTAGTGAACATTCATACATGGCTaggggaaaaaaaaaagctaagaTGCGTTTATGTCTTCGTTATATGTTGTCTTTATTGTTGCTGATATTATATTAAAGTGTCTTTATGTATCGATTAGGATATACTAGAATCAATTAAGATCAATTAGGAATCATCATGTTCTTCTTTATTAGATATTATAACTTTGagtaataattaattagtatatataAATCTACAAATTGAGGAGTTCATTAACTTTTTCATATTATAATCACCGACTAAAAATGGTATCAGAGGCAAAGCATAGGTTTTGTCAGTTTTTTCAGAAAGCATTCTGTCAGTTTTTCTAGTTACTAATTAAGATGACTTAAAAACTCTTGacctaaattaaaatttaataaaaaatctgACATCGTATACCAtagataaaaatatcataaataaacCAATACTAACATTTTAACCTGGTTCAACAATTGGTTTCTTCCAATTTGCATTTCTCAGTGCATACATATAATTGCCtccaaattaatttatattttccaATAATACTTGTATTTGCTTAATTATAAGTATCTCAAATGACAATTACAAACTTTGCGATCAAACTAAAAGATATATAACCTTTTAAGTTTAACATAGGTCATTTTTTAACTTTCTTCTTTCGTTagactaataaaattaattagcaTAAACAACCAAAATAATAAAAGTTTGTGAGTTGAATAGATCATTATTTTCTTTGATTGTCCTCTTGTTGACTTTTGAAAGGAAAGGCAGgatggaaaaaaaaatagaacagaAAGAacttggactgaagaaaaaaaaacaaaagaaatcatACTATATCAATCTTTGTCGAGACTTGCATTGCTACCTTCTAGAAGGTGTCTGTAAGAACCCGTCCAAACAAAAAAAAGGTGTCTGTAAGAtgttatatatactatttttgtatgcacattttttatatacattttgTTGTACACAATATACAATTATCATTTCTCTTTTACAATTCGCTCTACAGCTATTCATTTCTTTTGAGAATTTATCTTTTCATTACCagtcaagaaaaaaaatatcattctTGGTCCTCCTCGTCAGTGTCTCCAAGATGAAAAAAATGCTTCCAAAAGGACTAAATACGTTCATCATATCCAAAAATATGTTTGATAAATTCCATCAAACCCTAGTAgtcataagaaaagaaaaatcgaaGGGACATTTGAAAATTTTGTAAAACAGTTTTTCTGCGTTGATCTTTTGAAATCTAATTTGGTTGTCTGCTGTGAAAGGAAGCTGACGCTGCCAAATACAAACTTTCAATCGCCTTATGAACAATAAATAGGAATTTATTGCTACATTCCGTGCACCGTAAATATTTTTGGCGATGTTGTATCTTACCGGTATACCAAAACAAATAGAGCAAATACAAAATATAGAAAAAGCTCAGGTCCTATCTGAGCTAGTTGACAATGTTACTAGTTACTACCtacctaaaataagttaattacCTATGGCGATTAACATGTGCTGAACCATTAACTTATCCGTACAAATTACAAAATGTTCTCACAGCTACAAGAACTTTTATTAGCTTTTCATTTTTCTGAAACTctcaaccccccccccccccttttctctcaaaaaaaaaaaaaaaagaatcaaaccTATACCTTATATAATTGATACAATTCAATTTCTTCCTTTCATGAAAAATGATTGTCCCAGGTTTTAGGACCATGTTCTTTGATGAAACCTGATCATTCAGCTGCCTTGCCCTTGTAGGAGTTTATTAATTGCGTCTGTACCTCATGAGATACAGGTGAATGTTCCTTGTATTCCATTGTGAACTCACCTTTCCCCTGCAGTTATTGAAGAatcaaaagaaaatcaaaaaccAACATTTGAGTAATATTGTATAAGCCATGTTCTTGATTCATGTAAACCGTGATATTCACCTGGGTCATTGAACGAAGAGCTGTAGAATACCCAAACATATTGTTAAGAGGGACCTGAAATAGTTCATGCAGCAAATAATTTAGCAAGGACAAAAGGAATAAGAATTGAAATTGACAAACTGCATTAGATACTCCCAGTTAAGCCATTAAGGTTAAACCCTAGAGCATGCTCTCAAGTTTACAGAACAAGCATCAAAAGCATTCTAGTTTTGTTAAGTATGCACAGATTTTAGATGCCCAAAAGACATAAGCATGCTAACCTTCCCATTAACACTAACAAAAATACTTGAACACCTTCCAATAAAAATATTAGCAAGGATTTGTTAATCACTTACATGGGCAGTGATGATAGAGTCATCTCCTTCCTGATCATTGCCAACAATAACACCTTTTCTCCTGTTAACGAGGTAAAAAAATATCAGTAATTGTTAAAATTTATCGAAATATCCATTTGAAAGAGAAACAAGGATAGAATAAAATAAGAACCCCACTTGTTAATGTCACCAGCAACGGCTCCTTGGAATTCTGTTGGTACTTTCAGCTCAACAAGCATAACAGGTTCTAATATAACTGGCCTGGAAGCTGTATAGCACTGATACAAATATCAAAGAATATGGTCATTACTATGAAAACAAAACCATGGACAATATTATCAGGATGATATGTGCAATGTTATAAAATATGGATGTCAGAATTGTATAGAACCTGTCTGAAAGCATAGATAGAAGCCAACTTAAATGCAAGTTCACTAGAATCAACAGCATGAGCAGCACCATCTGTCAAGACAACTCTAAGATTTTCGACAGGATGTCCAATTAAAGCCCCCCTGTATGAAAGCAACATTACGTTACCATAAAATGAGTATTGTAATACTATCATGGCTGAATCGCATAATAAAATTGATATTTCGTAAATATGCCAATGAATGAACTTTGGCTTCCTCAATATTACATTCTTAGTCCCCATAAATTACTTTTGAATGCTCACTTATTCCATCATTACATTTATCGGTGGTCTTTAGTACATTCATGGGGAATAAGATAATATATGTTAAACGACAATTAGACTTAAAGTAGAAATCAGAAATAAGCAATGATGAAAATTTCACTCACGAGTTGGCGGCTtccttaaaacctttttcaattgCAGGGATAAAACCTGATGGAATAGCTTGCCCAACAAGGAGGTTTTCAAATTCGAATTTAGTTGGTGATCCTGCCGGAAGTGGTTCAATATACCTGCAAACACAGTGAATTCACTAAGCATCAAGAAACAAAAGGTGATTAGGGATAAGTTGGATCATCACAAATTCACAATCAGCTGCTATCATAAAGTAAGATACTTCATATGGAAGCCATTAGCCCAGAACCACAGCAAAGAGAAGAAGGCTTTAACCAATTTGTTTTAAATCTCAGGATTATTACACTTTTattgagaaaagaaaaaggatatTTATACACAAGAAGAAGTCTGGAAGTAAATGAAAATCCCTATCTAAAATTTGATTGCCCTTGAATACCAGCAATTTTCTGTTCCTAAGAGACATGCATTTAGTTTGGATGACATTGTTTGAAAATCACGATGTATACTTTCTTCATTTATTAATTCACAAACCTTTTATTTAACAAAACTTTCTTGactaactttaaaattttttaataatgcatcaacttaattttatttctaactacacagaaaagaatataaaatgaGATACATTTGTTTAAAAACTAACATGGACAAAAATGCCTCTTTTGTCAAGCGCTTATATTAAAAGGAACTTCTCAAAAAGTAATTTATGAATAAACAATTTGCTGTAAGATTAACACAAGttacttttttttaatcttttagaaAGTACTTATTGAGCCTAATACAAAAAATAGcctaatacaaaaaatatataattacacaCTACAACAGCATATTTATCTTGTAATATTCAGTAAGTTAAAACTTggggaaaaataattaaagaatctCGTAATGATCAAACAGTTCTTCAAACAGTGCCTACTCCCTAATCTTGGCTTGCATGCAAGGTCTATGCATATTTAAACATGCTGTTGTTTGAGAGAGTTAATCAAGAGTGAGTCACAGTCATTATATTTCTTGCAAGGTTGATTCACATGATTTCTATGCTCCAACCATAGGGTATGAAAATTGTAATTGCAATTAAACATTTTTTGGAGTTATATCTTTGATGCTAACAGTTTGTCATTAAGTATCTCTCCTAAAGTTGTATTTATTGTAATTGGATAAAGGTAAAACACAAAAGAATGGTTTAATATCAAACAGCCCCCTTCACACGAATGTCACTTATTCTTTTCGAGTTTGAAGAATGGACAATGCACAGGTCCATCCTATCTTGGGGTGCAGCTTTTACTAAGAATAATTGAGAGACAAGAAGGATTTAACCCTCTATCTAGTCATAGAAGCTCTTATACCATTATTGAAACTCAGTCACTCTAACTAAACTTCAAAAAATAGCTCAAGGGAAAGGGTCGCCCTAGACTTGTAAAGGCTTCTACTACACCTTATCCTTAGGACATGTGGAACTATAATATACATTCTCATGCTCAAGACTGGACAAAGACTTACTATTTGGTTGACTAGACATTTTGGGGTGACCCAAAAACAACCATAGAATAGGTTCTGGTACAGTAATATACCATGATATGAACCATCTTTCCCATGAACTTAAATTGTTGGTCAGCGACATAATATCTAACACTTTCATGAGAAACAAATCCAAATCTTGATTATTGATATTGTAAATGTGAGATGTAAATTAGTgggaaacaaataataataataataattagtgcATATGACGATCATAGTGCAAAGTGCCACTCTCAGGCAATCCACATGTCTAatctgattttaataaaaaaaattcttatgtatggtaactaatataaaaattaccGATACATACCCGATTACCCGTCCATATTGACCTTGCCCTCCAGATTGCTTCTTGTGTAAATAATCAAAATCAGCACGTTGTGTAACAGTTTCTCTGAAGTTTACACGGGGCTTTCCAACAGTTGCATCAACCTTAACAAGTAGGAACATAATAATGAAACTCCAGaagcaggaaatataaaaccagTATCAGCAAGGATTAACAACATTAATGCATGGGAAAGGAATAGGTACCTTATACTCTCTCCGAATACGTTCAACATAAATATCTAAATGTAGTTCTCCCATGCCAGAAATGATAGTCTAACAACAAAGGTAAACTATGTCATTGCAAGTACAACAAATTTGCCACTTTTATGATCTAGATAAATAGAATAGAACATTACCTGCCCACTCTCTGGGTCTAAACCAACACGGAATGTAGGATCCTCTTTCTGGAAGCGATTCAAAGCTTTTGAAAACTACAAGTGATATACCAAGAAAATCAAATACTTGATAAGCTGGGACAGGGTGGTCAGTGTGTTACATAAAGAAACTACTTACTTGCCCTCCAGAATCTTTTGAAACTGGCTGTACAGCTAATGACATTACAGGTTCAGGAACATTCATGGAAGTCATTGTGTATTTAACTGATCCATCAGTAAACGTATCTCCTAATAACCAATGGATGGAAAAAAGTTAGATAAGTAACATGTATAAAGGCCAATATAAAACTAGCTTAGGCAACATATTACTACAAGATTAAGTTCAAAATAGAGTGCAATTCATTCTCTACATCAATAGGCAGAGACTGCTAACAACAAAAGACTCAATTATCAGAAATTCAGAATGTTTAACAGCTGTTGAGAAGGACTGACGTAATTAAGCCTTAAAAATTTGATCAAACTATACAATTAGAGCcttacaaattaatttaaaagatttaactTAAGAGTTTCATATGGGCATTGGTtaagagagaaaatagaaaagttttggTTTGCATTAAGtgcacagaaaaattaaaaaatttaacatttactTGTTCTTATAGTATTCTTAGCAAGTGCCTTAACACTTGTTAACAAGACCCTTAATTAAATCTTGAATAAATAAAGACATCAATAGGTTAGGACAAGGACAAAAGACGAACCTGATGCACAATCAACACCAAATACAGCAACTATTTGCCCTGCATGAGCCTCTTGAATGTCCTGCAATTTGGATAAAATCCTTAttgaatattaaatatatttaagtaTTGAAATATATTAAACAGTCTTCGTAACAAATCAAGCAGGGAAAGGTACCCCTACCAAGTTACTCTATAGCAAAAATAATAGCCTATAACCTACCCAACtaaagtttctttttct contains:
- the LOC112697388 gene encoding uncharacterized protein, with the translated sequence MGLLPFAFAGTAFILIGAHEALQATFSNRKQDSQSRSQSSLFSISVSIFSAFFIINSLVSLFDAHNSNDAVGSVLQLQLIPIALLFLSYSLLSLFTFPLPLPSSLLELLAAFAFVEEFLLFYLQRKDPSGVENRYYSLLLVPIAVCVFSTFLELKSPGSAFPKLGRGMGLILQGTWIIQIGLALFSGWVAQGCSLHQLSRGNYTLRCKGHMDYHRASALATLQFNCQLALMVVLSVGAYSVISAKNGGTLESSSAAASYRPIGFAEMQQLENSTNFTLDSDDDDGEERQKGTVVEHGNMNGHGRSH